In Thermodesulfovibrio aggregans, the following proteins share a genomic window:
- the plsY gene encoding glycerol-3-phosphate 1-O-acyltransferase PlsY: MSLLFCILSFFLGSIPWGYLIGKTKGIDLRKTGSGNIGATNVMRVIGKKEALITLLLDILKGAIPVLVIKLTSYGNNHILVGTVGICAILGHCFTPFLKFKGGKGVATSIGVLLSYMPLAGALTVLIWIITVKISRISSLGALVSFALLPLNVILINYPKDFLVFAWLFTILIYTRHISNIKRLIKGEEPKIGEKR; this comes from the coding sequence ATGAGTCTTCTTTTTTGCATACTATCTTTTTTCTTAGGCTCCATACCATGGGGATATCTTATCGGTAAAACAAAAGGAATTGATTTAAGAAAAACAGGAAGTGGAAACATTGGAGCAACAAATGTAATGAGAGTCATTGGGAAAAAAGAGGCATTGATTACCCTCTTGCTTGATATATTAAAAGGTGCTATCCCTGTTTTAGTTATAAAACTTACCTCCTACGGAAACAATCATATCTTGGTTGGAACTGTAGGAATATGTGCTATACTCGGGCATTGTTTTACGCCTTTTCTTAAGTTTAAAGGAGGCAAAGGCGTTGCTACTTCCATAGGTGTTCTTTTATCCTATATGCCTCTGGCTGGAGCCCTTACAGTTCTAATCTGGATAATAACTGTTAAAATCTCAAGAATTTCTTCATTGGGAGCTCTTGTCAGTTTTGCTTTACTACCTTTGAATGTGATTTTGATAAATTATCCAAAAGATTTTTTAGTTTTTGCATGGCTCTTTACAATTTTAATTTATACAAGGCATATTTCAAATATAAAAAGACTGATTAAGGGAGAAGAACCCAAAATTGGAGAAAAAAGATGA
- the queC gene encoding 7-cyano-7-deazaguanine synthase QueC produces the protein MKAIVLLSGGIDSSTTLAIAKHEGFDCFALSFAYGQRHKIELEAARKVANHIGVKEHLIISFDLRKIGGSALTSEIDVPSGTPEGIPVTYVPARNTIFLSFALAWAEVIEAPYIFIGANIVDYSGYPDCRPEYLQAFERMANLATKVAVEGKLQFKIQAPLLYLTKGEIIKKGFELGVDYSLTWSCYNPQGEPPKPCLKCPSCLYRLKGFEEAGIKDPLLR, from the coding sequence ATGAAAGCTATTGTGCTTTTAAGTGGCGGAATTGACTCCTCAACAACACTTGCAATAGCAAAACACGAAGGATTTGACTGTTTTGCTCTTTCTTTTGCCTATGGACAGAGACATAAAATAGAGCTTGAAGCAGCCAGAAAGGTGGCAAATCATATAGGAGTAAAAGAACATTTGATTATTTCCTTTGATCTAAGAAAGATTGGAGGTTCAGCCTTAACATCAGAGATCGATGTACCATCAGGAACACCAGAGGGAATTCCTGTTACCTATGTACCAGCCCGTAATACAATATTTTTGAGTTTTGCCCTTGCCTGGGCTGAGGTGATAGAGGCACCATATATCTTTATCGGTGCCAATATAGTTGATTACTCAGGATATCCAGACTGTAGGCCTGAATATCTTCAAGCTTTTGAAAGAATGGCAAATCTTGCCACAAAAGTCGCAGTAGAAGGAAAATTGCAATTCAAAATTCAAGCTCCACTTCTTTATCTTACAAAAGGAGAAATAATTAAAAAAGGATTTGAACTTGGAGTTGATTACTCTCTTACATGGAGTTGCTATAACCCTCAGGGTGAACCTCCGAAACCATGTCTTAAATGTCCAAGCTGTCTATACAGATTAAAAGGCTTTGAAGAGGCAGGTATAAAAGACCCTTTACTAAGATGA
- a CDS encoding lysophospholipid acyltransferase family protein: MITLRVHTSVVKKIILSAIKTKKGKYTYEELVIDGLKILDIMRNVGCKISIKGTENLKKLKPPCVFIANHMSTLETLVLPAVIGKDFRVTFVVKNSLLKYPFFGKILSALNPIPVTRKNPKEDYRVVMTEGLKRLQEGISVIVFPQATREVVFDSTKFNTLGIKLAKRANVAAVPIALRTDAWGVGKIFKDFGKIDPSKPICFFIGKPLYIEDKGVREHLEIIQFIENSLKKCYN; the protein is encoded by the coding sequence ATGATCACACTTAGAGTTCATACAAGTGTAGTAAAAAAAATAATTCTCAGCGCAATTAAAACAAAAAAAGGCAAATATACCTATGAAGAATTAGTCATTGATGGCTTAAAAATTCTTGATATTATGAGAAATGTAGGGTGCAAAATTTCAATTAAAGGAACTGAAAACCTGAAAAAACTAAAACCACCCTGCGTTTTTATAGCAAACCACATGAGCACCCTTGAAACACTTGTTCTGCCAGCAGTAATTGGTAAAGATTTTAGAGTCACCTTTGTAGTGAAAAACTCTCTTCTTAAGTATCCCTTTTTCGGTAAAATTCTGTCTGCCTTAAATCCCATTCCTGTTACAAGAAAAAATCCAAAGGAAGACTACAGAGTAGTCATGACTGAAGGATTAAAAAGGCTTCAGGAAGGTATATCTGTTATAGTTTTTCCTCAGGCAACCCGAGAAGTTGTTTTTGATTCGACCAAGTTCAATACTCTTGGGATAAAACTTGCAAAAAGAGCTAATGTTGCTGCTGTACCTATAGCTTTAAGGACAGATGCGTGGGGAGTAGGTAAAATCTTTAAAGATTTTGGTAAAATTGATCCTTCAAAGCCAATATGTTTTTTTATAGGGAAACCTCTATACATTGAAGACAAAGGAGTCCGAGAGCATCTTGAAATCATACAATTCATAGAAAACTCCCTTAAAAAATGTTATAATTAG
- a CDS encoding endonuclease Q family protein, which yields MFYADLHIHSKFSRATSKDMTLETIHQWAQLKGIKLIGTGDFTHPEWLKEIEKKLNEEGNGLLTLKKQYCLDVPDSCKQEIFFILSSEISCIYQKNGKLRKIHLLILSPSTKDVTKINYTLSQIGSLGSDGRPIIGMDAKEVMKIILEISPSSMIIPAHAWTPHFSVFGSQSGFDSLSECFEELTPYIYAIETGLSSDPPMNWRLSELDRVVLVSNSDAHSPAKIGREANIFDIEINYNAISEAIKTRKGFLGTVEFFPEEGKYHYDGHRSCGVRLSPKETIKRNYLCPVCGKKVTVGVMHRVELLSDRPEEFKPDGALPFKSIIPLPEIISEIKKCSVQSKSVFDTYMKALYKIGSEYDILLKKNLLDIEKFDSKLAEAIKRMREGKVYVEPGYDGEYGKVKVFGEQSETSIKGQTLLFR from the coding sequence ATGTTTTACGCTGACCTTCATATTCACTCAAAGTTTTCCCGGGCAACAAGTAAAGATATGACTCTTGAGACAATACACCAGTGGGCTCAGCTTAAAGGCATAAAACTGATTGGCACAGGTGATTTCACCCATCCAGAATGGTTGAAGGAAATAGAAAAAAAACTTAATGAAGAAGGAAACGGTCTGCTCACTCTCAAAAAACAATACTGTCTTGATGTGCCAGACTCATGCAAACAGGAAATATTCTTCATTCTTTCATCTGAGATAAGCTGCATATATCAAAAAAATGGCAAATTAAGAAAAATCCATCTCCTGATTTTGTCCCCTTCAACAAAGGATGTGACCAAGATAAACTATACTTTGTCTCAAATTGGAAGTCTTGGCTCTGATGGCAGGCCCATTATTGGAATGGATGCAAAGGAAGTTATGAAGATAATTCTTGAGATTTCACCATCTTCAATGATAATACCAGCTCATGCATGGACACCTCATTTTTCAGTGTTTGGTTCTCAATCCGGTTTTGACAGTCTCAGTGAATGCTTTGAAGAACTCACTCCTTACATCTATGCAATTGAGACTGGTTTAAGTTCTGATCCACCAATGAACTGGCGACTAAGTGAACTTGACAGAGTAGTTCTTGTCTCTAACTCTGATGCCCATTCACCTGCAAAAATTGGCAGAGAAGCCAATATCTTTGATATTGAAATTAACTACAATGCCATTTCTGAGGCAATAAAAACACGCAAAGGGTTTCTTGGTACCGTAGAGTTTTTCCCTGAAGAAGGGAAATATCACTATGATGGACATAGAAGTTGTGGAGTAAGACTTTCGCCAAAAGAAACAATAAAGAGAAACTATCTATGTCCTGTATGTGGCAAAAAAGTTACTGTAGGAGTTATGCATAGAGTTGAACTCCTTTCAGACAGACCTGAAGAATTCAAACCTGACGGAGCACTTCCTTTTAAATCAATAATTCCCTTACCTGAAATAATTTCTGAAATAAAAAAATGCTCAGTCCAATCTAAATCAGTTTTTGATACATACATGAAAGCGCTTTATAAAATTGGTAGTGAATATGATATACTTTTGAAAAAAAATCTATTGGATATTGAAAAATTTGATTCCAAACTGGCAGAGGCAATTAAAAGAATGAGAGAAGGAAAAGTTTATGTAGAACCAGGGTATGATGGAGAATATGGGAAAGTGAAAGTTTTTGGTGAACAATCAGAGACATCTATTAAAGGGCAAACACTTCTTTTTAGATGA
- a CDS encoding ATP-dependent helicase encodes MNLNKNQKIAAETSDRICCVLAGPGTGKTLTITAKIIHLLEKGVSPKEIAALTFTQKAAIEMKQRVITNLRQEKNLPFIGTFHLLCLKLLREFLSDREKHFQICTRTKQKEIISAIHKKNVDRIIEKITNFKNTNTPLDEKILPIYEKYEEKKKELNLLDFDDLLLKTLELVNKKQIPALFSHIIIDEFQDINKIQYALIKGLLKENGYLTVFGDPDQAIYSFRGSEIELFLELPKDFPDLTLINLSLNYRSQKNIIEASNKFITANTKRFSKKIESTREQKSPIILFEVEDEYEEAKTILREIKQRLGATDFTELYKNKEETSCSFSSFAVLTRTNNQLKIIKDCLDKEGIPVKTIKKDTEHWTSKITKKITDAIVNYSDKLFTNMPLQSFIESSNLYEELSNTEIFILSNIAKTYKDGKLIEQIQALIDELTSLTPVDLFPENINAVSLLTLHSSKGLEFPVVFIAGFDEGLIPYTLTSDTDIEEERRLFYVGMTRAMDELILIHSRQRLINGKKITLPVSSFLKDIPEEYVIKKVRQNRAGPKQKALF; translated from the coding sequence ATGAATCTCAATAAAAATCAAAAAATAGCTGCTGAAACTTCAGATAGAATATGCTGTGTTCTGGCAGGTCCTGGCACTGGTAAAACTCTCACGATAACAGCAAAAATAATTCATTTATTAGAGAAAGGAGTCTCACCCAAAGAGATTGCTGCTCTTACCTTTACACAGAAAGCAGCTATTGAAATGAAACAGAGAGTTATAACTAACCTGAGACAGGAAAAAAATCTTCCCTTTATAGGGACTTTTCATCTTCTTTGCTTAAAACTATTGAGAGAATTTCTTTCCGATAGAGAAAAACACTTTCAAATCTGCACAAGAACAAAACAGAAAGAGATAATCTCTGCCATACACAAAAAGAATGTGGACAGAATCATTGAAAAAATAACCAATTTTAAAAATACAAACACACCCCTCGATGAAAAAATCTTACCGATTTATGAAAAATACGAAGAAAAAAAGAAAGAACTTAATCTTCTTGATTTTGATGATTTATTGTTAAAAACCCTCGAATTAGTCAATAAAAAACAGATACCAGCTCTTTTTTCACATATAATTATTGATGAATTTCAGGATATAAATAAAATTCAATATGCACTTATAAAAGGACTTCTTAAAGAAAATGGCTACCTTACAGTATTTGGTGATCCTGATCAGGCTATTTACTCTTTTAGAGGCTCAGAAATTGAACTTTTTCTTGAACTACCAAAGGATTTTCCAGATTTAACTTTAATAAATCTCTCTCTTAATTATCGTTCCCAGAAAAACATTATAGAAGCTTCAAACAAGTTTATAACAGCAAATACAAAGAGATTTTCCAAAAAAATTGAATCTACGAGAGAACAAAAATCTCCTATAATTCTTTTTGAGGTCGAAGATGAATACGAAGAGGCAAAAACAATTCTCAGAGAGATAAAACAAAGGCTTGGTGCAACAGATTTTACAGAACTTTACAAAAATAAAGAAGAAACGTCCTGCAGCTTTTCAAGTTTTGCGGTTCTTACAAGAACAAACAATCAACTAAAAATAATCAAAGATTGCTTAGATAAAGAAGGAATTCCTGTAAAGACTATAAAGAAAGATACAGAACACTGGACATCTAAGATCACAAAAAAAATTACTGATGCAATAGTTAATTATTCAGACAAACTTTTCACAAATATGCCGTTACAGAGTTTTATTGAATCTTCCAACCTCTATGAAGAGCTCTCAAATACAGAAATCTTTATATTAAGTAACATTGCAAAAACATACAAAGATGGTAAACTTATAGAGCAAATTCAAGCTTTAATTGATGAACTTACATCCCTTACACCTGTTGATCTATTCCCAGAAAATATTAATGCAGTAAGTCTTCTTACTCTTCACAGTTCAAAGGGGCTCGAATTTCCTGTTGTTTTTATTGCAGGCTTTGATGAAGGTCTAATACCATATACGCTAACATCTGATACAGACATTGAAGAAGAAAGAAGACTCTTTTATGTTGGAATGACCCGTGCAATGGATGAATTAATACTTATTCACTCAAGACAAAGACTCATAAATGGTAAAAAAATAACCCTGCCTGTTTCTTCCTTTCTTAAAGATATACCCGAGGAATATGTAATAAAAAAGGTCCGGCAGAATAGAGCCGGACCAAAACAAAAAGCTCTTTTTTAA
- a CDS encoding DJ-1/PfpI family protein: MPKKILMLVGDFVEDYEAMVPFQMLKMVGHTVHAVCPGKKAGETVKTAVHDFEGDQTYTEKRGHNFMLNADFEKVKPEDYDALVIPGGRAPEYLRLNDKVLEIVKHFVESGKPVAAICHGIQLLTAANVIKGRTLTAYPAVKAEILLAGGKWCEVNSTFSNACVDGNIVTAPAWPAHPEWIRKFLELLGTEIKA; encoded by the coding sequence ATGCCTAAAAAAATTTTAATGCTTGTTGGAGATTTTGTGGAAGACTATGAGGCAATGGTCCCATTTCAGATGCTTAAAATGGTTGGACACACTGTTCATGCTGTATGTCCCGGTAAAAAAGCGGGTGAAACTGTAAAGACCGCTGTGCACGATTTTGAAGGAGATCAAACCTATACGGAAAAAAGAGGTCACAACTTTATGCTAAATGCAGATTTTGAAAAAGTTAAACCAGAAGATTATGACGCCCTCGTAATTCCAGGTGGAAGAGCTCCTGAATATCTGAGACTTAATGATAAGGTGCTGGAAATAGTAAAACACTTTGTTGAATCAGGTAAACCTGTTGCTGCCATATGTCATGGAATTCAGCTTCTCACTGCTGCCAATGTTATAAAAGGTAGAACTCTCACAGCATATCCTGCAGTAAAAGCAGAAATCTTACTTGCCGGCGGAAAATGGTGTGAGGTCAATTCGACATTTTCAAATGCCTGTGTAGATGGAAATATTGTGACTGCGCCTGCCTGGCCCGCTCATCCTGAATGGATAAGAAAATTTTTGGAACTTCTTGGAACAGAGATAAAAGCTTAA
- a CDS encoding MlaE family ABC transporter permease, producing MKINEKIKKTMADLQDFYLLCINSTLRVFKRPLYIDDIVEQMEYAGSSSVFIVSLVCLFVGMALTLQLSAELSRVGLKMYTGKIVGIAVIREIGPLVTALVFIGRVGAGQTAEIGSMILGHQIDTLRVYGIDPVKKVVIPRVIASVIMLPCLTIIGDLVCLLGGYYIAVFVSNQSGSFYWSSIIRELNFQNVFSGSIKPFIFGYLISCISCFYGLTTRGGAKGLRTSTTKAVVTSIVIVIATDFILTRILLYALGFTV from the coding sequence ATGAAAATTAATGAAAAAATAAAGAAAACAATGGCAGATTTACAGGATTTCTACCTGCTCTGCATAAACTCTACTTTAAGAGTTTTTAAAAGACCTCTTTACATTGATGACATAGTTGAGCAGATGGAGTATGCTGGCTCTTCCTCTGTTTTTATCGTGTCTCTGGTCTGTCTTTTTGTTGGGATGGCACTTACTCTACAGCTTAGCGCAGAACTTAGCAGAGTTGGATTAAAAATGTACACAGGTAAAATTGTTGGAATTGCAGTAATAAGGGAGATTGGTCCTCTTGTAACAGCACTGGTTTTCATAGGCAGGGTTGGTGCTGGACAGACCGCTGAAATTGGCTCAATGATTCTCGGTCATCAAATAGATACATTAAGAGTTTATGGAATTGATCCCGTTAAAAAAGTAGTAATCCCGAGAGTAATTGCTTCAGTTATAATGCTTCCCTGCCTTACGATAATAGGAGATCTTGTATGTCTTTTAGGTGGATACTACATAGCTGTTTTTGTAAGTAACCAGAGTGGTTCCTTCTATTGGTCAAGTATTATTAGAGAACTAAACTTTCAAAATGTCTTTTCTGGTTCAATAAAACCTTTTATTTTTGGATATCTCATATCTTGCATAAGTTGCTTTTACGGACTTACAACTCGGGGTGGTGCAAAAGGTTTAAGAACCTCAACTACCAAAGCAGTTGTTACATCAATTGTTATAGTAATAGCAACAGATTTTATACTTACAAGAATCTTACTTTATGCTCTGGGATTCACAGTATGA
- a CDS encoding ABC transporter ATP-binding protein, whose translation MIVFDDVWFSYGNREVLKGVSFTAKFNERIAVLGESGGGKTTILKLILGLITPDRGRIIIDGIDITELNEEELIPIRRKFSIVFQEGALFDSLPVKENVAFFMRELLNLPDEEIYSRVKDLLKRVGVEDAEELMPEELSGGMHRRVAIARALAVGKTKMFLYDEPTAGLDPVNSERIVSLIKDLADKENIGFMIITHVVYVAWQLCSRFIFLKDGEIKFDGSKDELIKTNIPVVKDFIKELFFKIE comes from the coding sequence ATGATAGTTTTTGATGATGTATGGTTTTCTTACGGGAATAGAGAAGTTCTTAAAGGTGTAAGTTTTACTGCAAAATTCAATGAACGCATAGCAGTTCTTGGCGAAAGTGGTGGTGGAAAAACAACCATTTTAAAATTAATACTGGGGTTAATAACTCCTGACAGAGGAAGAATTATAATTGACGGAATTGATATAACTGAACTAAATGAAGAAGAACTAATACCAATAAGAAGAAAGTTTAGCATCGTTTTTCAGGAAGGAGCTTTATTTGATTCTTTACCTGTAAAAGAAAATGTTGCCTTTTTCATGAGAGAACTTTTAAATCTTCCCGATGAAGAGATTTATTCAAGAGTAAAAGATCTGCTTAAACGTGTAGGAGTAGAAGATGCAGAAGAACTTATGCCAGAGGAACTCAGTGGAGGTATGCACCGCAGAGTAGCAATAGCACGAGCTCTGGCAGTTGGAAAAACAAAAATGTTTCTATATGATGAACCAACAGCAGGACTTGACCCTGTAAACTCTGAACGAATTGTGTCTCTGATTAAAGATTTAGCAGATAAAGAAAATATAGGTTTTATGATAATAACGCATGTTGTCTATGTTGCATGGCAACTTTGCAGCAGATTTATCTTCCTCAAAGATGGAGAGATCAAATTTGATGGAAGCAAAGATGAACTTATCAAAACAAATATTCCTGTCGTAAAAGATTTTATAAAAGAACTATTCTTCAAAATTGAGTAG
- a CDS encoding Crp/Fnr family transcriptional regulator, with protein MLRDLSILKNLNEEDIETLEKNIKIVKFKKRETIFSEGQEPEWFYILLKGKVKISKLSSDGREIVLEIVDAPDFFGALAVIKNFPYPANAIAIEDCELGKIPSKVFLKIIKKNPHLEAHILHHVTVRLKSGIESLKNIALEDVTSRVVYQLLKLANKYGKITPEGVLIDIKITKQELAEMTGTTTETAIRTISKLKKMGYIGELNKKILIKDIRAMESLF; from the coding sequence ATGCTCAGAGATTTATCAATTTTAAAAAATCTTAACGAAGAAGACATTGAAACTCTTGAGAAAAACATTAAAATAGTTAAATTCAAAAAAAGAGAAACCATTTTCTCTGAAGGACAGGAGCCTGAGTGGTTTTACATCCTCCTTAAGGGTAAAGTAAAAATCTCAAAACTTTCATCAGATGGAAGAGAGATTGTTCTTGAAATAGTTGATGCACCAGATTTTTTTGGAGCTCTGGCAGTTATTAAAAATTTTCCCTATCCTGCAAATGCCATAGCTATTGAAGACTGTGAATTAGGAAAAATACCTTCAAAAGTTTTTCTTAAGATTATCAAAAAAAATCCCCATCTTGAAGCTCATATATTACATCATGTTACAGTAAGACTTAAATCAGGCATAGAAAGTCTTAAAAATATCGCTCTTGAAGATGTAACATCAAGAGTAGTCTATCAACTTCTCAAGTTAGCAAATAAATATGGCAAAATTACCCCAGAAGGAGTTCTTATTGATATTAAAATCACAAAACAGGAACTTGCTGAAATGACAGGAACCACAACTGAAACCGCTATAAGGACTATTAGCAAATTAAAAAAAATGGGCTATATTGGTGAGCTTAATAAAAAAATTTTAATAAAGGATATAAGAGCAATGGAGTCACTTTTCTAA
- a CDS encoding ammonia-forming cytochrome c nitrite reductase subunit c552, with protein MKRFSFILCFICLLILFACAPEKPKEYKTASIPENEVDPEVWGKVYPIHYEMYKQSQEPTPAGKSKYKRGWDTDKVIYDKLSEYPFMALLYNGWGFGIEYNEPRSHFYRVIDQLEIDPSRLKPGGVCLTCKTSYAPELEAKYGIAYYNRPYKEVWSWIPEKHRKLGDSCIDCHNPKDASLQIRRGFTLVKALQTMGVDTNSIPHQQMRSIICAQCHVTYVVPRDKDMKPTGLFFPWQGSKLGGISIENIIKVLKSDPSYGEWKQAVTGFKLAYIRHPEFEFFSNNSTHWNAGVSCADCHMPYKKVGGFKVSEHRIMSPLKSDMKACLQCHEETPEWLKQRVLTIQDRTMSLLIRAGYQTAVAAKLFEIANKAQESGKQLDQNLYNRAKDLYLEALYRVIFIGAENSIGFHNPTEAGRILGDATAYASKSEAVLRTMLAQAGVSVPVNIDLELKKYLNNRGEKKLNFKPEQEFKDPYGTQQNIEALLK; from the coding sequence ATGAAAAGATTTAGCTTTATTTTATGCTTTATTTGTTTGCTTATTCTTTTTGCCTGTGCACCAGAAAAACCGAAGGAGTACAAAACCGCCTCTATCCCTGAAAATGAAGTTGATCCCGAAGTATGGGGAAAAGTTTATCCAATCCATTATGAAATGTATAAGCAATCACAGGAGCCTACACCTGCAGGTAAAAGTAAATACAAAAGAGGATGGGATACAGATAAAGTTATTTATGATAAGCTTTCTGAGTATCCCTTTATGGCATTGCTTTACAATGGATGGGGCTTTGGAATTGAATACAATGAACCGAGGTCTCATTTTTACAGAGTAATTGATCAGCTGGAAATAGACCCATCAAGACTTAAACCAGGAGGAGTATGTCTTACTTGTAAAACATCCTATGCACCTGAACTTGAAGCGAAATACGGTATTGCCTACTATAACAGACCCTATAAAGAAGTCTGGAGCTGGATTCCAGAAAAACATAGAAAGCTTGGAGACTCATGTATTGACTGTCATAATCCAAAGGATGCTTCTTTACAGATAAGAAGAGGATTTACCCTTGTTAAGGCTTTGCAGACTATGGGAGTTGATACAAACAGTATTCCTCATCAGCAGATGAGAAGCATAATCTGTGCCCAGTGTCATGTGACCTATGTAGTTCCAAGAGACAAAGATATGAAACCCACAGGACTTTTCTTCCCATGGCAGGGAAGCAAGCTTGGTGGAATTTCCATTGAAAACATTATAAAAGTTCTGAAAAGTGATCCTTCCTATGGTGAGTGGAAGCAGGCAGTTACAGGGTTTAAGCTTGCCTACATAAGACATCCTGAATTTGAGTTTTTCTCAAACAATTCAACTCACTGGAATGCTGGTGTATCCTGTGCAGACTGTCACATGCCCTATAAAAAGGTGGGTGGTTTTAAAGTATCAGAACACAGAATTATGAGTCCTCTTAAGTCTGACATGAAGGCATGTCTGCAATGCCATGAGGAAACCCCTGAATGGCTGAAACAGAGAGTGCTAACTATACAAGACAGGACAATGAGCCTGCTTATTAGGGCAGGTTATCAAACAGCAGTTGCTGCAAAGTTGTTTGAAATAGCAAATAAAGCTCAGGAAAGTGGAAAACAGCTTGACCAGAATCTCTATAATAGAGCAAAAGATTTATATCTTGAGGCACTTTATAGAGTTATATTTATCGGAGCTGAAAATTCAATTGGATTCCATAATCCTACTGAAGCTGGTAGAATTCTTGGTGATGCCACTGCCTATGCATCAAAGTCAGAGGCTGTGCTAAGAACAATGCTTGCTCAAGCCGGTGTCAGTGTTCCTGTAAACATAGACCTTGAGCTTAAGAAATACCTTAATAATCGTGGAGAAAAGAAGCTTAACTTTAAGCCAGAGCAGGAATTCAAGGATCCATATGGAACTCAACAGAATATAGAGGCTTTGCTTAAGTAA
- the nrfH gene encoding cytochrome c nitrite reductase small subunit yields MKRGWIVVAVVIFIFILAILSPKLLAKTNTPEFCASCHVMEEQYLTLMKGGLHNSLKCVDCHLPNNSKVSFYFWKAVDGSKDFIAFHTGSVPDQIKTSAHGKKTIQQNCIRCHEGMVSRITISDRKCWDCHKRISHKQAGLRETFKEEVFNEKI; encoded by the coding sequence ATGAAGAGGGGTTGGATAGTTGTTGCAGTAGTAATTTTTATTTTTATTCTGGCTATCCTATCTCCTAAGCTTCTTGCTAAAACAAACACTCCAGAGTTTTGTGCCAGCTGTCATGTTATGGAAGAACAATACCTAACTTTAATGAAAGGAGGATTACACAACTCTCTTAAATGTGTTGACTGCCATCTTCCCAATAATTCAAAGGTAAGTTTTTATTTCTGGAAAGCAGTTGATGGTAGCAAGGATTTTATAGCCTTTCATACAGGAAGTGTCCCAGATCAAATCAAAACTTCAGCCCATGGTAAAAAAACAATCCAGCAAAACTGTATAAGATGCCATGAAGGTATGGTTTCACGAATTACCATCTCAGACAGAAAATGTTGGGATTGTCATAAAAGAATATCACATAAACAGGCAGGTTTAAGAGAAACCTTTAAGGAGGAGGTTTTTAATGAAAAGATTTAG